CTTGTCTTGTCTCTGCCCCCAAGACAACCCCTAcagtatggtcactggcatcacacatcaattcaaatggtaaatcccagttagGAGGAACTATGATGGATGCAGAGATAAGCTGAGCTTTCAGAGTCTTAAAAGCATGCAAACAATCATCATTAAAGCAAAAAGGAAGGTCTGCAACCAagaggttgctcagaggttttgtaattttagaaaaatcctttataaacatTCTATAAAAACCTAGATGTCCTAAGAAACTCCGGATTACCTTTACattagtgggtggtggtaatttttcaattacctccaccttaacTTTATCAAACTCTATTCCTTTACTTGAAATTCAGtacccaagaacaataccttcagtcaccataaaatggcatttttttcAGTTTAAAATGATGTTTGTTTCTTGGCACCGCTTCAAGACTAAGGAAAGATGTCTCAGGCAAGAATCAAATGAATTACCAaatacagaaaaatcatccataaatacctcaataaatTTTTCAACCATGTTAGAAActatggaaagcatacacctttaaAAAGTTGTTggggcattgcacaatccaaacgGCATCCTCCGGTAAGCAAATACACCAAAAGAACAAATGAATGTCGTCTTCTtctgatcttgagggtccactgcaatctaattatatccagaataatcatctagaaaataataaaatgcatgtccaactaacctctcaagcatctgatcaataaaaggTAAGGGGAAGTGGTCCTTCCTAGTTGCAATGTTGAGTctcctgtaatcaatgcagataTGCCACCCGGTGACGATTCGTGTAGGAATCAGCTTATTCTTCTCATTATtgaccactgtcatgcctcccttctggGGAACAACTTGCACGGGACTCACCCATAGACTGTCAGAAATTGGATAAATTATCCTAGCTTCCCAAAacttcataacctctttctgaactacctctttcatagttggatttagccgcctttgtggttgcactACGGGTTTAACATCCTCCTTAAGTAAAATCTTGTGCATAAACATATCCGGATTTATCCCTTTAAAGTTACCAATGGTCCACCTAAGAGCTGATTTGTGGCTTCTAAGCACTTGTATCAACGCCTCCTCTCCTTAGTATGCATGTTTGGTTCCCCTTTTTGTGGTGGTGAATCAGCAATCTCTAGCAAACCATCCTCTGAAGGAGGTTCCAAAACACTATCAAGCTCTACTGCTTCAAAGACCTCTTGAATCAATGGCTCAATTAAATCAATTCTCATACATCCCTCAAAATCACTAGGATGTTGCAAGGCCTCAAGCACATTAAGAACAACCTCTTCATCATTGActcactacaacaaatatgggcTTTAGCAACGCCATATTTTGCAATGCCTTAAAACCGTTttcttagatagttttagacaacggttttttatagtgttactgttcaattcaatttttcattattttatagcaacaaaCTAAAactgttctctttgactattttaaagaacggttttataaccgttaccatgatttagttttaagcaacggttttttattgttgtttgaaTAATTGTACAACAGAAACGcataaaaaccgttgccaaaatgctacactttaaaaccgttctatGACAACGGTTTTACAGTGTTGCTGTTGAAGTCCAATTTTTCATTACGTTAtagcaataaaataaaactattctctttgactattttaaagaacggttttataaccattacaataattttttatcaaacaataattttttaatattatttaaataattatacaaatttaaataattttttctaaaaaatttattttatccttATACCTTTACAAAACCCTAATTTTTAAATCAGAAACCTAACCCAACACTAATTACACTCGCGTGAATACAGAGAGAGGAaacgaaagaaagaaaggaaaagagagaagTGGGGGCTCGGAGAAGAAGGAGAGGGAAGAAAGAAGGGATGACACCGCCTAGGATCGCCATCATCGTTGTCGCCGGGAGAGAGGGAAGAGCTGCGTCCGAGACAGGGAGAACCAGAGGGACCATCGCCGCCATCATCGTGCGTCGCCATTGAGCACACGGACGAAAGGGAGACACGAGCAGTGAGCGAGAGGAAGCTTCGTCCTCGTCGTCGTCGCTGAAAGTGCACCGTCGATTAGGGCAAGACGAAGAGGAATGCGAACGACcagagaaaagggaagaagaagaacgcATGGTGGTGGGTGTTTTCCTTGCCGTCACCGTCGTAGTTATTGAAGCTCACCGTCGCCGCCGTGAGAGATGCTCCTTGCTGGCGCTACTACTGGGGGTTTGGATAGAATGGCCCCGTTCTGCCTCTGCCTCTGGGTTCTACAAGTTGCTGGAGTCCTCTGCCGCTGGGAACCAACACTGGAGCTGCCCTAAGGTAAACTAACCCCTTCAGTAATTTTAGTTTGGTAAACAAATTTCCAAATGAACTTTCAATCATTGCTTTTGCTGTTTAATATTCGAACCTCTTCTAAAGCAAAGGTTGTTACGTTATGCAGCTAGTGCTTTGCTCTTTACTGAAAAGGGTGTTGATCCATTCGTTGTTTTATAGAATCGGTAAGCACtgaaaaaaattttttacttAGGAATGCCCTGTTTGTTTATATGGACTTCAATTCTGAATGTAAATTTGCAACATACATACTTTGGTTTTGGGACATCTGTAAAATAACTCAGTAAATTTGTTAAGATTCTATAGAGTTCCTTTAAAAGAAAAGCTTGCAGTTTGAGGGACTATAGCTAACTCTTGCAAACCATGAAAGAGAAGGGGACTCAACAGACAAAGGAAGGAGACCAAAAACTTGCTGATGGTGGAACCATACTTATAGTGTTCATTAGACTGTGAACTAAAAGCTAATAGCATATAACTCGCACAAATAATAtcattttggatgtgttttaagcTAATCATGTTTACCTTTATTTATTTGAATCTAGTTTTACTAATGCAAGTAAAATTATTGGATAGATTCATAACAAACAATAATGAGTTCTATCTAGAAAAAtagaattaaagaagaaaaaaactaTGAAATTgatatataagttttttttttgagAGGACTGAATCAGGAATATATCTTAACATTTTTGGATATTTATAGCATAATTCTTCTACATGGACCCCTTGGGACTGGAAAGACTTCGTTATGTAAAGCATTAGCTCAGAAATTATCGATTCAATTTAATTCAAGGTGCACTAACAACACTGTTAAAATTTTAATACAACATTTTCCAATGAGACAAgtaaataaatgaacaaaaactCACCAGTTTAATTTTTTACTCAGATTCTCACAGTGCCAGCTTATTGAAGTGAATGCACATTCTTTATTTAGTAAATGGTTTTCTGAAAATGGAAAGCTGGTATGCATGTACAATAGTTATTAGAAGTATCAATGCTTTGTGGTTGATGAATTCCTAATTTGTTATCACTTCAGAGGTTATTAATAGATGAACTGTTATTATGTGTATTGTTGCAGTGAATGCACAATTGTGTTTTCTTGTTGTTTAGGTTGCAAAACTTTTCCAAAAGATTCAAGAAATGGTAAAGAAGAAAGCAATCTAGTATTTGTTTTGATTGGTGAGACAGCACAAATTTTAACTTATTGCTATATGCTTGTCATGTATCCGCTTTGGGTTAAGTGTGTCGTCATACAGATGAAGTCGAAAGCCTTGCTGCGGCCAGGAAAGCTGCTATATCCGGTTCAAATCCTTCAGATTCTATTCAGGTATACCAATCTCTCTGGTCCTTCCTGCAGGAAAATACCCCTTTTCTTCCTCactattcttttttttctttctttctttttttgaatAGTGTGTGAGAATGTTaaatatcattaaaaaaaatGCAACCCAGAGATGTTGGATTTTCTTGGGTATTTGTGTAGTGTGTTAGTAATCCTTAAATATGAATATTTCAGGTTGTAAATGCATTACTAACTCAGATTGACAAGTTAAAATCATCTCCAAATGTGATAATCCTAACCACATCCAACATAACTACTGCTATTGGTAAGCCTAAATCAAACTTCCATTCCTTCAATTATTAGCATTAGGCTTAACATTatatttaatttgctaatttttttgTTCACAGGAAAATCTTTATGAAGAAGAGAAAGAACTTAATCACACAAATTGTGAAGATCAAATACTAGAGAGTAAAAATCACCAATTtgtgaagatgatgaagaatctaTTTGCTATTGTAATATATCAATCTCTTTTCTTTATGATTAGATATGGTTATGACTTAGACTcttattatgtaattttaaagtaTCTTAGTTTATTTGACTTCTAAAATCTCTTTTATAGGTCACAAATATGTATGAATGTTATagaatattttaaaaatcaaatttgatggtaaatattcaattagttttctttagtaatttgattcaaataATTAAGGTTATTTATTGactctaaattaaaaaaatagttggaatattaattttaatgcaacatgagaaaattattgtaaataaaaaaatatataactacAAAAAACCGTTGTCAAAAGTCATAAAAGGAATGGTTTTAAAACTGTTTCCAAAAAACGACACCAATGGTAACAATTTAAAACCGTTATCTTAGATGACTATTaaatggcaatggtattaaaaccgttgccaaaaaatgacaccaacggtaacgctttaaaaccgttggctttgtgaataataaaactacaatagtttaaaaccgttgcctattcAGTTATGGTTTTAAACCATTGGATCATGAAATAGAATGGTTTAAAATCGTTCCTTATCGAGTAACGGTTCGAAACCattgtttaaaattttctttcaaaaccGTTGTCTATACCAGTAACTTTGGCAATGATTTTTTTGTTaccgttgccttaggtaaaaaaccgttgcctttgagcattggCAATGGCCacatataccacaggtcaaaaaccgttACCAAAGCGTTGCCAAAAGTTTTGGGAACGGTTTTTCAATCTATCTCAGAGTCAAGTCACCATTTTACACATCAATAAGGGCTCTCCCTGTAGCTGGAAAGGTCTTCCCAAAATAGTGAAGGCATTCACATCTTGTTCGATATCCAGTATTAGAAAATCAATAGAAAAACTAAAGGTCCTACTTTCACTAGTAAATTCTCAACAACTCCAAGAGAAAATTTAATTGAACAATCGGCAAGTTGAAGAGATATTCTAGTGGGTTTCACCTCATCAATTTGGAGCTTTCTCATAAaagaaagtggcatgagattaatgcttgctccaagatcacataatgcCCTTTGAATAGTAATATCTTCAATGGTTCAAGGAATTAAAAAGCTTCCCGGATCTTGCATCTTCTCAGGGAGATATCCTGCTGGATAATTGCACTGCATTCTTTGGTGAGCACCACGGTTTCGCTCtctttccaattcctcttgttggtcaacaattccttcatgaatttagcatagagaggcatttgcttcAAAGTCTctgtaaaaggaatattgatctaCAGCTTCCTGAAGACTTCTAGGAATCTTGAAAATTACTTGTCTTTGGATGCCTTTTGAAGCCTTTGAGGATATAAAATTTTTAGCTTGTACTTAGGTACTAGAGACTAAACTTTGTATTGTTTAACATCAACCAGAAAAGGGTTGTTCGGGTGCCTCTCAGGGGCATGCTCCACCTTGTCCTGAGCCTCAtccggagcttctttttcaaccggctCCTCACTAACCTATGCTTCTGTACCTGCTACCCTACCACTTCTCAGATGTATGGCCTTACACTCTTCCCTTGGTTCGGGAACTGTATCACTGGAGAAGGTGTGACGAGGCCTCTTAGCTACATGCTTACTTAACTGACCCATTtgaacctccaagtttctaattgAAGCTCTAGTTTCCTGCATGAAACTATTAGTTTCTTGGAGAGTTCTGCAACTAAAGATTCCAAGTCATAAGGTTTATGAGAAAGAGGGGGTGCATGGTATTGTTGAGAGGACTGAAATTGacggttgttgttgttgaaattatTCTAATTGAAATTACCCTAAGGAGAGTTGTTATTGTTGAAATTTGGTTGTCTCTTTGGTTGATttctccatccaaaatttgggtgattcatCTATCTCGGATTTTATGTCTTGGAAAAAGGGTAATTATTGGGACTCTAGAGGAATTCCCCATGTAATTAACCTATTCAGAGGAAAATTGACCATAATCAAAATTCTCACCTTGAGAAAATCTACCACTCATGTCATAAGAAACATCTTGGGTATTAATAGCTGAAACTTATAATCCACCCAAGTGTTGGCTAATGGCATTTATCTGTTGAGATATGGCTTTATTTTGAGCAAGAATAGTATCCAAAGCATCTAGTTCCATGACTCCCTTCCTCATGGCGGTTCTCTCAGAAGAGTATAAATACTAGTTATTAGCAACCAGCTCAATCAACTCTAGAGCCTCTTCAGTGGTTTTCTTCATGTGAAGAGATCCTCCTATAGAATTATCCAAAGAAGTCCTAGCGACCTGAGTAATCCCATCATAAAAGATTTGCAATTGTATCCAGTCCGAAAACATATCGGGAGAGCACTTTCTGAGCATaaccttgtacctctcccaagcttcatagagagatttaCCTTCTtattgcctgaaggtctgaacatcatCCTTAGCTTGgtcagcttctgaggtggaaagaattcaGTCATGATTCTGCTAACCATATTGTCCCATGTATCCGAGCTCTCCTTTGGTTATGTATCAAGTCACTGCTTGGCCTGGCCCCGTACAGCAAACGGAAAGAGCAACAACCGATAAACATCAGGATGGACTCCATTAGTCTTGATTGTAGCACAAATCTACAGAAAATTAGAGATGAACAAGTTTGGATCTTCCTGCGGGAGTCTATGAAACTGACAGTTTTGTTGTACCAAAGTGATGATTTGAGGGTTTAACTCAAAGTTATTAGCAGCCATAGGAGGCACAACAATGCTACTACCATAGAAAGTAGGATTTGGGACAGTGTAAGAACCAAGAGTTCTCCAAAATTGCTCAGGATCATTAGGAGCAATGGCGTTGTTGTTGTTAGGCTCCATAGTAATGTCTTCAATCTCCTTGTCAGAATCATCCTTGAGACTTTTAGTAGCTCTATAAGCTCTAGCCTACTATTAGCGTCTTCTAATAgtcctttcaatctcaggatcaaaattgagaagaggttccttgtccctgttcctactcataagcaaaaagaaaacaaaaaaaaagtgagaatTTCTACACCAGAGTGAAGAGGATTCCCAGTGAGGTAAAcagataaaagaaataaaattaaaaataaaacagtgtgcgaaaattaaaagaaaaatttaaagaaaaagtaactaaaaaaatcgaaattaagaaaggaaaattaaaaaatttaaatgaagAAAATGTCTAATTTAGGTAATCAAACAATGactagttgtcaatcacagttaaTCCCCAACAAAGATACCAAAAACCTGATGCGGATTTTGaataccacaaactaaccggcaagtgcaccgggtcataccaagtaataactcaggtgagtgagtgttgatcccatgaggattaatgGACTAAGCAACGATAGTTGAGTGATTAGGCTAGTTAGACAAGTTGAAATGAGTGTTTTGAATTCCAAGTAGCATAAAACAGTAAATCAATGAGCTCAAGAAAGCAAATAGTGAATGATCGGTAAAAATaatatgagaaaatagttaaggctttgATGTTTAAATTTCTGGATTAACAATTCTTATaaactactttaatcatgcaaagattcaattcatggtaaatcttaagtgattaaaccctattCCTCagtaatttaatctcctctaatccaatcaactgccaattccttggtcacttaaattaaattagaagattaagtccaattctagttcATGAGCCACACAAACCCTAAGTACCAAAAAATGAGGCAATTATATGTCATATATCaacattaaatccagataattaaagagttgtgaggaattgatttcaagctgtaattctaatgatataactTTCCCAAGATTCAAtaagaattcaaataaaaaaagagttatcttccaatatactctaattccttagatgaagaacgaaatcaaTCCTTGACTTTAAAGCAGTACATTGATTAAGAGTAAAATGACAATAGTGTTAATCCATtaaaatagatagagctcctagccttaacaatggaggtttagttgctcatgcatggctgagagaaaaacctagaattGTAAAAAGTGTAAATATACggaacaaagaagaaaaagagaagccaGCCCGAAAGGCTGAGtcttttctccttttatatctaatcctaattgatacaaaattaaaattctaaaacctaataatatattttcttaattcaaaaattaatttaaaaaccaAAGAAGCTTTATGTGGATTGTTGATGCACGTGTGGTCCCACTTGAAAACGCGGACCTGGCACAAACGCCAACTAGTGGTGTTTAGCGCCACCAAGGCAGAATGCAATTCTAAATTTTCGAGGCACCTGGCGCTATACGCCGGGAAGTAGCATTTAGCACCATCTTCACAAAATCATTGCACAAATTATGAGGCTTTCGTCGCTAAACACAGATTCGTAGCGTTTAGCGCCATCTTCACAGAATGCTGGTACAAATTTTGAGGCTTGCGGCGTTAAATGCCGTGTAGTGGCGTTTAGCACCAACTTGACAGTAaccatttttctctctttttcttctacACGAACTCTGTCAAACTTGcccgaatttcacctgaaatcaacAAAATAGCAATATAACTCAAAGTAGTATTCATGATGGTTTAAAACACCAAAATCTCATAAAAACTCAACCAATCCACATCAAATTTACTAAGAAAAGATAGGAACGATACTCACGCATCAGTACTTGGCGCCAATCATGCATATTGAATGCCACAAGTAACAACTCATGGCGCTTAGCGCCCCAAACCTTCGAAATGCCAAATTTTGTCACAGAATGCAGTCGCTTAGCACCCAACACCTAGCACCCAGCGCCCAGGGTTTTAAACAAGAGGGGACCTAGCGTCCACGTTAATTGCATGGTTGGGTGCCCAGTGCCCAAAGTGTTCTAGAAAGTAGGTGCCTGACACCCATATTATTCTTTTTGGGCACCTAGCGCCCATCTTATTCTTTGAGTTGGTGCCCAACGTTTTCTGGTAGCAACATACGTCAAAACATCATGTAAATATTTAGTTTCAAACATCAAACAATCAACTATTAATCAATCATGAGAAGCACAATCAACTAATAATGAATTTACCAAACATTATCCCTTCGTTTTAGCTTATTAAAATCGATTTTCTCTTGATAATTCCTAGCTCGCTTTCTTATGCATCCGCATCATTAGTAGCTTTTTCTATATTATTTTCATATTTTCATGGAACTAATTACAGTTTCTTCATATAAACCATTTGCTTTAAGTATCATTTGCTACATACTAGGTTTTTTAAGTGTTTTTCAAGTAAATATAGGGTAAAGAGAAGCAAATAAAGGATATTCAAATAAAGCAATTGGAGTAGCATGCAAAGCCGTGCGAGCAAAGTGGCGTGTAACGCCACTTTTATGGGCATGCAATGTCCCTCCATGAAAGAAAGCTTGGCGTGTAATGCCATGCGATGGTGTGTAATGCCACTCAAGACAACAAGCATTAGCGTGTAATGCCAATCACGACGTGTAACGCCGCTCCAAGAAGACAAGCCTGGTGTGTAACGCCATGCAATGGCATGTAACGCTCCTCATGGAAGCTTCAAGTGGCGTGCAACACAAGGATAGGTGTGCAACACCTTGAAGGAAGATTGGGAGTGGCGTGCAATGCCACCTATGGCGTGTCACGCCATCAACACCTGGGAGCAATAGAAGGCTTGGCATGCAACGCCACTAAGTATATGCCACGCCTTGAAATCCATGAAGCCCCTGAAAGCTAAGAAGACATGGCGTGTAACGCCATTAAATGGGCGTACAATGCCCCTGGAAGACATTGAAGGTGGCGTGCAACGCCCCTGCTGTTACAAAGGAATATTGTGTAACACCATTAAAGGCATGTAACGCCCAAGCTCAATTCCACGCCCACATTACACGCTATTAAGCCCAAGTGCCATGCCAACAAGTATCTCAACAAGGCCCACTCTCAGACTTGCAATTCCGCTTTCAGAAGATTCTGTTAggatttgttttgaatttgatttgattcaattTTAGTCTTAGGATTTGAATTATTGTTAGTAGTTATCTTATTCTCATAAAAATaagatttagtttttgaatttgaatttcaagTAACcctaggatataaataagtgaagaTTATTCACAGAGGAACATCTTGGTTCTGACGCATAGTTTCTTTTCATCTGTGTTTTCAATTCTCCATGAGTCACTAACTCCTCTGTCAAagggttaggagctttgtttatgttttctatgaattattaatctaagttttattttattttgaggtATTGCAT
The DNA window shown above is from Arachis ipaensis cultivar K30076 chromosome B08, Araip1.1, whole genome shotgun sequence and carries:
- the LOC110265669 gene encoding uncharacterized protein LOC110265669, which produces MVVGVFLAVTVVVIEAHRRRRERCSLLALLLGVWIEWPRSASASGFYKLLESSAAGNQHWSCPKLVLCSLLKRVLIHSLFYRIVCRHTDEVESLAAARKAAISGSNPSDSIQVVNALLTQIDKLKSSPNVIILTTSNITTAIGKSL